From Mustelus asterias chromosome 19, sMusAst1.hap1.1, whole genome shotgun sequence, one genomic window encodes:
- the LOC144507574 gene encoding angiopoietin-related protein 5-like, giving the protein MSSLMKPEAILLNIALFLSLCFLSICITEKMLVDVSPSPKTCDGDECKVEGNDCTHIKALFPNASSGVYAIQPIGKSKPFKVFCDMEDDGGWTVFQIRNGLDSLDFHKNWAEYKKGFGHPSCEHWLGLENIYSLINQPNKKFKLRVDLKDFEDGSARAEYSEFRIDNETEFYRLHLGNYSGNAGDAFRGPEPPEEDQNGHMFSTYDNDNDDCNPCIFGDIVIESCSVMLGSGWWFSQCGMADLNGDWHSKDNNIGWMSGVHWKTWKQVPYSLKVSQLKVASV; this is encoded by the exons ATGTCCTCATTGATGAAGCCAGAAGCCATCTTGTTAAATATTGCATTATTCCTGAGCCTATGCTTCCTATCCATTTGCATCACG GAAAAAATGCTGGTGGATGTAAGTCCATCTCCTAAAACTTGTGACGGTGATGAATGCAAAGTCGAAG GGAATGATTGTACACACATCAAGGCGTTATTTCCCAATGCTTCAAGTGGTGTCTATGCAATTCAGCCAATAGGAAAATCCAAACCATTTAAG GTATTCTGTGACATGGAGGATGATGGAGGTTGGACAGTATTCCAAATTAGAAATGGTTTAGATTCTCTGGATTTTCACAAAAATTGGGCTGAATACAAGAAGGGATTTGGACACCCTAGCT GTGAACATTGGCTGGGACTGGAGAACATTTACTCGCTGATAAACCAGCCGAACAAAAAATTTAAACTCCGGGTAGACTTAAAGGATTTTGAAGATGGCAGTGCGCGTGCAGAATATTCTGAATTCCGGATTGACAACGAAACAGAGTTTTATAGACTTCATCTGGGAAATTACTCAGGAAATGCAG GTGATGCATTCAGAGGACCAGAACCACCCGAAGAGGACCAAAACGGTCATATGTTCAGTACTTATGACAACGACAACGATGATTGCAACCCCTGTATATTTGGTGACATTGTAATTGAAAGTTGCAGTGTCATGCTTGGCAGTGGATGGTGGTTTAGTCAATGTGGAATGGCAGATTTGAATGGGGACTGGCATTCAAAAGATAATAATATAGGCTGGATGTCTGGAGTGCACTGGAAAACTTGGAAACAGGTACCATATTCACTGAAAGTCAGTCAGCTGAAAGTTGCATCAGTGTAA